CAAGGGGGGCCATGGACAGTGGTCTTGTTTTCTTCCTGTATGTGAACCTGTGTCATgtcagaaaaaagtaaaaatgctaaGAGCGCACCACAATACAAAATGTGTACCATTAACATGTTTGACTTTCTTTTGTATGCTAAACACAGTATTGCGCCttttaacccttcaaggtgtaagaacacaaatatgttattagaatgttccttactgaacattctaatgctgacgtaacAGTCAGTACTGGAAatcgaaagcaatggagttctagaacaccaactTAGAATTTAGGGaaaaaaccattccaaaaaacctactcttcaaagggttaaaagaaAAGATGGCCTAGCATAACGGCTGTTactaaaattaaatgtgaattatATATGTTACACATGTATGttggattgtttttttccacttttctttTGCATTATAAACACAGCATTGTAGCTATTATTAACAGTAGAGAGAATTCATGTTTTGGCCTTGGTACATCACAAACAAATGGTGGATCATCTGTGATGTAACTTCCTGTGGACTCTGTGCAGGTTTCCCCTGCAGCTTGAGAGTGGGCAGACAGTGGAGTGCACAGTGGCCCAGTACTTCAAACAGAAGTACAACCTGCAGCTCAAGTACCCTCACCTGCCCTGCCTACAGGTGGGccaggaacagaaacacaccTACCTGCCGCTCGAGGTGAGGACACGCCCAAAAACAAACCCTGCGTCAAACTTTTATAACCACGACCACGGCAAATGGCTTTCACGTCACCGGAATTTGagtgtttcattttcacagaagCAGAAAAGTTGagctctcttccctcctctcctcaggTGTGTAACATCGTAGCGGGGCAGCGCTGTATCAAGAAACTGACCGATAATCAGACCTCCACCATGATCAAAGCCACAGCGCGCTCCGCACCCGACCGACAGGAGGAGATCAGCCGGCTGGTGAGTGGAGAGCCCCACCTGGTGGCCGGAGGCGGCATTGCGTCTCTGCCCGGGGCAGACTTGCTTCCAGTAAACCCATCCCTGTGCAGAATCTCCAGTCGTTCACACACCCCTctttcctcacccccccccccccccccctccgctccccaGATGAAGAACGCTAACTTTAACCTGGACCCCTACATCCAGGAGTTTGGGATAAAGGTGAAGGACGACATGGCAGAGGTGACGGGGCGTGTGCTGCCCGCCCCCATCCTGCAGTACGGAGGCCGGGTGAGAGATCGGGTCgggtcggggggggcgggggggggggataattcAGCATGCTGATGTTAGCGCTGCACAGCCGTTTCGTCTAGTtgccttttttcttgtttttccccccccccctctttctttttttttttgtcctttgccCACTTTGAGAGAATGGCGACAACGTTCTCTGCTTTTAACTTGTGGATTTGAGTAGCCCGTTAATGCCCACTAGCGTCACACTCCTGTGACTATAAGTAATAAATATCAGCAGCTCCTGGGGGATGCTGGGGAGAATGTACCCATCCACCCAGGATCATCTGTCAATCACAATCAATCTCTTTGTAGAATGACTCTTTATTTGTCACAAGCTTTTGCCACAGCGGTCCGTGTATTCGTACCTCCACAGGAAGTGCATACTCAAAGAGGTCTGggtaaaggtcagaggtcaggaaaGTTTGGAGCTCAGGACTTGATTGGTTCGAAGTTGAGCGTGAGCGTCTTTATGAGCCTCACTTGATTTGGAGTTGCTGTGAGGAGCACAGCGCTAAGCGTGATGTCACTGGTGAGCGAGAACACCGCCCTTTATAATTAGATCTTTTCTGACTTCACCGCGGTGTTCTCAGTGCTTTCTGGTACAATAGCCTCTGTGCAATAGATTCAGTCCCCATGGAAACTGGACTCGCCAGACAgtcctttcattttcatttcagcagcAGTTGTGTTCATAATTGTGTTTGCAGTAATTAACTACGGCGTCCAGCGCTGTGCAGAAATGCGCTCCCGGGCAGGTGCAGGGCAGTGAAGTATCCCCAGAAAATGTTATTCCCAACTGTGGACAAATCACCCGTGGGGATAATAAACACGAAACCTCCCAATCGCTCGGTCACGCTGTCAGAAAGCGTTTATTAACGTCACTGGCTGCTCTTCCATAGGGCTAAACGTGACTTTAAAATGTCCGCACCTGAAAGCATTAATACTTACTGCAAGTGTGCAGTCATCCATGCTGTATAGAGACCAGTGTATCTGGATAAAAACCTGCCCAGAAACGACGCTGTGAAATGAGCCAATCCTGAGATCAGGAAAACGATAAACGATACTTAAAAAGGACAACCATTCAGGAGAATAACTGTTTTTGTTGCTATTTCACAGTAGTAAACGGTGCGCTTCAGAGGAGAAGCTTCTAGGCGGGGGCGGTATTTTGTGTTCCGTGTCACGATTTTCGCGGGTGTGAGCTCGACGCTGCCCTGCCGGTAAGACTGTTGATCTGCGGGATTTCAGAAGTTTGGCGGCTTCTTCTTCGCCCGCCCTAGCTGTGACCGTAAGATCacactgtgtgtctctctgtgctgtgtctggcCGACAGATCAAACTGCATCTGAAGTGTTGTGCCTCAGTGTAAGAtcactttgtgtgtttgtgtatgatgtCCAGCTATAACCCCGTAagtttgctctgtgtgtttgtctgtcacATCTGACTGTGTCCTTGTAAGGctgttctgtgcatttgtgtgttacATATAATGGTTTAGATGTTTACTTAGGTTTCCTTTTCCTACTGTTAAGGACTATAGCTACTCTTCCTGAATTCCACCTGAATATATTACAGTTATTCATTGAACCAAAAAACCACAGTCCCTCTGAGACTGttcggtgtgtttgtgtgttaggcTTGAGTATGTCCCTCTaagatggctgtgtgtgtttgtgttcggcATGACGGTGTCCCTCTAAAACTGTTCTGTGTGTTAGGAATGATTATGTCCCTCTAAGActgttctgtgcatttgtgtgttagGTGTGACTGTGTCCCTGTATGACtgctctgtgcatttgtgtgttagGTGTGACTGTGTCCCTGTATGACtgctctgtgcatttgtgtatcaCGTGTCCGTGTGACCCTGTGTGGCACTGCCTCAGGCGTTCCCGCGGTAACCGGTTTGATTGACATGCCCCTTGACTCTCTCTCCACCAGAACCGGGCCATCGCCACGCCCAACCAGGGCGTGTGGGACATGAGAGGGAAGCAGTTCTACAACGGCATCGAGATCAAGGTTTGGGCCATCGCCTGCTTCGCCCCACAGAAGCAGTGCAGAGAGGAGGTGCTCAAGTAAGGCCCAcgtttctggggggggggggggtgttaaggggagggagggggggtcagtaGGGTGACGGGGTTCTCAGCATCTGAAAATGGCTTGTTCTCTTTTGTCACCCCTCTCCCCATTCCCCACCCACCACCTGTCCAGGAACTTCACGGACCAGCTGCGGAAGATCTCTAAGGACGCTGGGATGCCCATCCAGGGCCAGCCGTGCTTCTGTAAATACGCGCAGGGTGCAGACAGCGTGGAGCCCATGTTCAGGCACCTGAAGAACACCTACTCTGGGCTGCAGCTCATCATCGTCATCCTGCCCGGCAAGACGCCGGTCTATGGTACTTATTTTTACAAAAGAGTCTATGGTgcttattttactgaagcatcTAAGGTTCTTATTTTACAAAAGCATCTACGGTACTTATTTTACAAAAGTGTCTGTGGTACTTATTTTACTAAAGTGTCTATGGTACTTATTTCACAAAACTATATACGGTTCttattcatttacaaaaatatctgtggtatttattttacaatagtgtctatcgtatttatttttcaaaagtgtCTATGGTACTtacttacttaaaaaaaaaaaaaagtatgtttgtCATAGCAGAGTTTTTTTACATTCCTTCTCTCCCTGTGCCCCCCAGCGGAGGTGAAGCGGGTGGGGGACACTCTCCTGGGAATGGCCACTCAGTGCGTCCAGGTGAAGAATGTGGTGAAGACCTCTCCCCAGACCCTCTCCAACCTCTGCCTCAAGATCAACGTCAAGCTGGGCGGCATCAACAACATCCTGGTGCCACACCAGCGGTGAGGGGCATCTCAGCATTGATCCCGCTGTGTCGCGCGGTTATACAGATCCTGCTTGAAGGCTCACACTGGCACCTACGGCAACTTGAAAAAAGcttcaagcttttttttttgtgtgtgtgagtgtgtgtatgcttgtgtgagtatgtgcatgtgtgtgtgtgtgtgtgtgtgcatgagtgcgtgagtgcgtgagtatGAATGAacgtgagtgtgtcagtgagtaagtgtgtgtgtgtgtgtgtgagtgtgtgtgtgtgcgtgagtatgaaTCAacgtgagtgtgtcagtgagcaagtgtgtgtgagtgtgtgtatgcttgtgtgagtatgtgtgtgtgtgtgtgtgtgtgtgtgtgtgtgtgcatgagtgcgtaagtgtgtcagtgagtaagtgtgtgttaACACTGTTCTGCACCTGCTCTCAGGTCAGCAGTGTTCCAGCAGCCGGTGATCTTCCTGGGGGCCGACGTGACCCACCCCCCTGCGGGAGACGGGAAGAAGCCCTCCATCACAGCGgtaagcccccacccccccccaccccccaccccagagacCCGTGTGGACGACCCGGCTCCACACGGACTCCATCAGCCTTCCTAAAGAGCGATGGAATGATGCCTCGGTTGCGTGATAAATGAGTGCGTTGATTACAAGGCACAGTGTGTAAGGTCTTCCATGAGGATGGACCTCCTACCTTAACAGTCATTAATTGCAATGAGGGTGgtaataaattgtgtttttaacacCTTTTTGGATGCTAAACTTTAATCTATGCTGTTCAGAATCCTGGTGTGAAGTGTGgcttgcaaaaataaaactgaaagtgaAAGTTTGCTGAAAATCAGCAGTGGCTGGCGACCgaggaggaaaataaaatgtaggatGTGGGCTAAGTTTGTAAGTATCTACTGTTGGGTTAGTTTGTGTGATACAATACTGATGCTGGTAGAAGCAAGGTTTTTGCCAAACTTGGAAAAATATGGTGTTTCATTGTACCTGTTTCATGAGGACTTGCCATTTTAAATAGTTCAAAGAAAATGGAATGAGAAGTGTCATtagaaaatgacatcactgccatTTACAGTTattgaaatagttttttctttgaaaactgTCTGTCTACAGTGATGTCATTGACCTTCCCAGGATTCATAGCAAACTCTGCCTGTGCTTCTGTCATTTCAGTAGCGCGCTGAACTGATTGGATCTAATCGTGACAGCTGGCTCTTCACACAGAGACCTTGTATGTAGAAAAACggaacaaaaaaagtttagttACCATGTTTATTcagaagtttttttccccccataaatCGGGAAGAATACAAAAAATCTCACATCACAACATTTGTGATGGCTGTGATTATGAATGGACTACGATTACATTACACATTCCTAGGGTGTAGTACAAAATGTTTGTTCGCCAAATATGGCACCAACTGGTCCGGCAGTTTAACGTGAGCTGCTCATTTGTGTACACAGTACAACATAGTTTAATTGCACTGTGGTGGCAGTGGTGATTCACTCGTCCATAATATAGCCTACGAAGTATTAGCGTCAAGTGTCGTGCAAACAGGACTGCTGGGTTCATGGTGTTCTTTTTACCTGCAATTGCAGTGCAACAGTTACTCTCTCTTTCCGTTCACCACAGAAAGTGCTTCCTTCTGCCGTTCTCTTTGATGCAGGCAGTGGAACATGATGAATATCTGCTTTCGATTTTTCGTGTCTCTGTAGCTTTTGTTCCATGTTTACTGACATACGAGCGCGTATGTTGTGCAGAGTTATGCtctcgccacccccccccccgaatagAGACGCACTGAATCGGTGGCGCTGCTGGTAATGTCCGCGCTGACTCCGCTCGGCGTCTGTGGCGGCCTGTATGGCGGAAAAGCCGCGCGTGAGAACAAGTGTGTGAGCGCCGTGAGCCGCGGCTGCCGGGTCTGAACCTCCGGGCCTTGGGCTGAAGAACCGCTCGGTAGTGAGTCACCCGTCTGGGGCTCCGCCGCGTTCAGGACCTCTTTGGGTTTCCCGCTGTACTCAGAAGCGGTTtagggagagatggagatgagcgtgagagagagggataggaaGTCAATTGAGAAgaagatggaaagagagagagggagggagggagagggctaaaataaatgagaagggaagaggaggaggaggaggaggaggaggagcaaggaaaggaagaatgagaggggtagagagagcgGAGGAGAGATATGGAAGAGCAgaggggagaaaagagagggtgagagtggaAGAGATGTGGAGGAGGATGGAGGCAAAAAGAGAGAAGTACGgagacggagaaagagagagagagagagaaggaaggaggacGGAGGAAGCGCACCTTCCGCTCGCGGTGGAAATTACATCAGCCCCTTCTGCCTCGTACCCGCTCCCCACACGCACACCGGCAGACCCGTCGCCTAGCGACGCTGACGCAGACctgactcagagagagagagagagagagggagagggagagggagggggacagagggggagagagagagggggggggagagggagggggacagagggggagagagagggagagagagcgagagagagagagagagggagagggagggggacagagagggagagagagagagagagagggagggagggggacagagagggggagagagagagaggggagggggagagagagagagagagggggggagggggacagagagggagagagagagagagagggagagggagggggacagagagaggggagggggagagagagagagggggggggggagagggagagagagagagggggggagagagagggagagaggggggagagggagacagagagacagagtgggagtgggagagagacagggagggggacagggagggagggggaggataagggggagagggggtggctATGTGGGCGTGTTGACAGGTGAAGGAACAGGAAGTCCGGGGGAGCGGTGCTGACTGCTGACGTGAAGCACGGCCTTTAGCCTCTCCCCGTCCGCTGCTCGCTGAGCGAGGTGGTGAAAgcgtttggggtgtgtgtgtgtgtgtgtgtgtgtgtgtgtgtgtatgtgtgtgtgtgtgtgtgtgtgtgtgtgtgtgtgtgtgtgtgtgtgtgtgtatgtctgtgtgtgtgtgtgtgtgtgtgtgtgtgtctgtgtgtgtgtgtgtgtgtgtgtgtgtgtatgtttgtgtgtgtgtgtgtgtgtgtgtgtgtgtgtgtgtgtgtgtgtgtttgtgtgtgtgtgtgtgtgtgcgtctgtgtgtgtgtgtgtgcgtgtgtgcgtgtctgtgtgtgtgtctgtatctgtgtgtgtgcctgtgtgtgtttgtatgtgtgtgtgtgtgtgtgtgttgctatTGGTGAAAGATATTCAAATAGATGTGTCcttttttcaccttaaaatttttttttttttttttaaacccagtaTTTTTAGTGAGCAATTAGTTGGACCCACACTGAAATGACTGACGTGTAATTAACCACTTCTGCTGTTCtgttccattaaaaaaagtattttctcagGATTAAAACAACCTGAACACTGTCATCAGGAAATCCCCTTATTTTtgcaaatattgaaaaaatatttttgcccaCTTCTGTTTGACTCGTTTTGCTCAgatctccccacccctctcttccTTCCCTCCGTCTCCTGTCTTGAGCCGTCGttattttctctcctccctctgtcctttttttgtaaTCGCCGGCCTCTTcacctctttctctcgctccctcgTTTCCCGCAGCCGTTTGTCCTCCCGCCTGCCCACGTGGCACGTGGCGCGGAGCCACGGTCCGCGGCGTTGCCGTAGGTAGCGCACCGCACACACGCTGTGCGTCACCTGGCGGGGGAAAAAAGCCGGGAAAATAATACTCGCAATCGTCAATTATTATTACGGCTAAATGTTGTTGTGACCCTCAGGCCGAGACAGTGGGCGGTAACGCTGCGTTTTTCAGGGTTGTCGTGTTGTTCTGTGACCTTttctgggttgtttttttttttttttcatcttcttttttcattgtgGGTGTCGATTTTCGAAATGGGCGATTACATGCGTGGGTTTTAATAAATCTTTGACGCAAGCGCTGTCTCGGCTGGTTCTGCTGAACCTCCTTAGTTTTCAGGTTAGAGGTCGACGCGACGGAAAATGTGACTCAAGTTTTAACCGCTTACGCAGATTAGAGTGATTTGCTCCATTGTTCTTTCTCGATTAGTTTCCTGATCCCAACGCCAGGGCCGCTGCGTCCTGATAGGTCAGTCCTGTCGCCGTTGCCAAGCGCATCCCTGCCTCCAGTGGTTCTTATTGAATGTTGGAGTGCCGCATTTGTTGTCtttagtcatttattttccctgcATTGTCCTTTGTGTGGGGGTGGCACAGCGGCGCAGTGAAAAGCGCTGTCGCCTCGCAGCGAGAAGGTACCGAGGTCAGAtacagcctttctgtgtggagttctgtgcgtgttctccccgtgtccgcgtgcgTTTCCTCCGGCTGCTCcgctttcctcccacagtccaaagacctGCAGGTTAGGCCAACTGGAGACTCTTAATTGCCTGTTGGTATGAGTGTGCGAGCGAATAGAGTGTGGGCCCCTTGAGGGATTGACAACCTGTCaatcagggtgtattcctggaTGAATGAATGGTGCTTTTAACTTTCTTGATTGGACGATTAACTCCCATCACCTGGTTTCTTAACACtggattggttgctgatttttaaaGTGATAACAAGGTGGCCTTTTCTCCTCATTACGTATTCTTAtattctagatgggctgaatggcctgttctcctcattatgcatTCTTACGTTGTTCCTAAATGAATATTTAGTCGTTGATGAGCCGTTCGCCTTTCCCTCAGGTGGTGGGCAGTATGGACGCTCATCCCAGTCGCTACTGTGCTACGGTGCGGGTCCAGAGGCCCAGACAGGAGATCATAGAGGACCTGTCCTACATGGTCCGGGAGCTGCTGATCCAGTTCTACAAGTCCACCCGCTTCAAGCCCACACGCATCATCTTCTACCGGGACGGGGTTCCAGAGGGCCAGCTACCccaggtgaggggggtggggggtgggcagatTTAGGAGATGGCAGAGGTGGGAGGATCTGGGTTCCCACATTCATTGAAAATCCTTCAGTTTTCAAAACGGTTAAAACCAAGGAAAATTTGAAtgctgaatgtgacataattatttttcaggTGAAAGATTTTGGCAATGTAGGTTTCAGGTCCAAATTGTAGGCTATATAAACTATCACCTCAGAACCTGATTCTGGATCAGaatctacatttatttaaataaaatggtcAGGGCTTGTTTTGGGGTTTAAAGACTCTAGAGGagtctttctttcatttttggggACATTGAGGTGGCGGCCATTTTTACATGCAGTTTAACTGACCGTCTGCCGCCGTCTTCCTGAATTTGGGGCGGTGGAGCTTTGACGGGACTTGAATCGTAACTGTGTCATATCCATGTTGTAACCTTGTTATAACTGTGttataacccccccaccccccaccccccaccccccattcagATCCTACACTACGAGCTGCTGGCCATCAGGGATGCCTGCATTAAGCTGGAGAAGGACTACCAGCCGGGCATCACCTACATCGTGGTGCAGAAGCGCCACCACACCCGCCTCTTCTGCGCCGACAAGTCCGAGCGGGTGAGTCCCAGGTCTCGCCCGCGTGCCACGCCCACGTGCCACCCCCACGTGCCACCCCCACATGGCACACCCATGTGGGGCACTGCTTTGGGGGGGAGATTCACTTCAAGTGTTGTGAGTCAGCTCAACGGGATTCAGAGAATTTAAGTTTACAcacagggagtg
This window of the Anguilla anguilla isolate fAngAng1 chromosome 1, fAngAng1.pri, whole genome shotgun sequence genome carries:
- the ago1 gene encoding protein argonaute-1 isoform X2 encodes the protein MEPGPSGTVPMGPFPPPLQQVFQAPRRPGMGTVGKPIKLLANYFEVEIPKMDVYHYEVDIKPDKCPRRVNREVVEYMVQHFKPQLFGDRKPVYDGKKNIYTVLALPIGNEKVDFEVTIPGEGKDRIFKVSIRWLAVVSWRLLQETLVSGRLQVPLDSVQALDVAMRHLASMRYTPVGRSFFSPPEGYYHPLGGGREVWFGFHQSVRPAMWKMMLNIDVSATAFYKAQPVIEFMCEVLDIRNIDEQPKTLTDSQRVRFTKEIKGLKVEVTHCGQMKRKYRVCNVTRRPASHQTFPLQLESGQTVECTVAQYFKQKYNLQLKYPHLPCLQVGQEQKHTYLPLEVCNIVAGQRCIKKLTDNQTSTMIKATARSAPDRQEEISRLMKNANFNLDPYIQEFGIKVKDDMAEVTGRVLPAPILQYGGRNRAIATPNQGVWDMRGKQFYNGIEIKVWAIACFAPQKQCREEVLKNFTDQLRKISKDAGMPIQGQPCFCKYAQGADSVEPMFRHLKNTYSGLQLIIVILPGKTPVYAEVKRVGDTLLGMATQCVQVKNVVKTSPQTLSNLCLKINVKLGGINNILVPHQRSAVFQQPVIFLGADVTHPPAGDGKKPSITAVVGSMDAHPSRYCATVRVQRPRQEIIEDLSYMVRELLIQFYKSTRFKPTRIIFYRDGVPEGQLPQILHYELLAIRDACIKLEKDYQPGITYIVVQKRHHTRLFCADKSERIGKSGNIPAGTTVDTSITHPFEFDFYLCSHAGIQGTSRPSHYYVLWDDNRFTADELQILTYQLCHTYVRCTRSVSIPAPAYYARLVAFRARYHLVDKEHDSGEGSHVSGQSNGRDPQALAKAVQIHHDTLRTMYFA